A genomic segment from Spinacia oleracea cultivar Varoflay chromosome 3, BTI_SOV_V1, whole genome shotgun sequence encodes:
- the LOC110788057 gene encoding uncharacterized protein, translating to MSTTPYRSHSGDRFYYPPAVRRQQLQQQQQEQQQQVMVQKQQQQERDEIRREKHHNHNHNQNQNQPPQQQPQQRRKKAADMVVQQPPPPQQQQQQRVKSPSSSSENRVESDDCASTATTTTTTPAASVSSHSTNLDRFLEHTTPSVPAQHFSKTSMKGWRTQDDEFRLYFVLGDLWESYKEWSAYGAGVPLLLNGSDSVVQYYVPYLSGIQLYIDPSKPSPRTRIPGEESDESSRETSSDGSSDCETERGACNFAAWNQQELADSTQQDMKALSLRYKPFNGSSSDEGDFSSSPGVLTFEYFERDPPYSREPLADKILLLASRFPELKTYRSCDLSPSSWISVAWYPIYRIPTGPTLQNLDSCFLTFHSLSTPLRGGQSEWRSQNGSCPREIPNGLNKIPLPIFGMASYKFKISVWDQNGVDDSQKANSLLQAADEWLRLLNVNHPDYSFFASHNFNWR from the exons ATGTCGACGACGCCATATCGTAGTCATAGCGGTGATAGGTTTTACTACCCGCCGGCGGTGCGACGGCAGCAGCTTCAACAACAACAGCAGGAGCAGCAACAACAGGTTATGGTgcagaagcagcagcagcaggagAGAGATGAGATTAGGCGAGAGAAACATCATAATCACAATCACAATCAGAATCAGAATCAGCCGCCTCAGCAGCAGCCGCAGCAGCGGCGGAAGAAGGCGGCGGATATGGTGGTTCAGCAGCCGCCACCaccgcagcagcagcagcagcagagaGTGAAGAGTCCATCTTCGTCGTCAGAGAATCGAGTGGAATCTGATGATTGTGCTTCCACGGCGACTACCACGACGACGACACCTGCTGCGTCGGTGTCGTCGCATTCGACGAATTTGGATCGGTTTTTGGAGCATACTACTCCGTCGGTCCCCGCTCAGCACTTCTCTAAG ACGAGCATGAAGGGATGGAGAACTCAGGATGATGAGTTTCGACTGTACTTTGTGCTTGGTGATCTCTGGGAGTCTTATAAGGAGTGGAGTGCATATGGGGCAGGAGTGCCGCTTTTGTTAAATGGAAGCGACTCCGTTGTGCAGTATTATGTTCCATATTTATCGGGCATTCAGTTGTACATAGACCCATCAAAGCCCTCTCCAAGAACCAG AATACCTGGGGAGGAGAGTGATGAGTCATCTAGAGAAACTAGTAGTGATGGCAGCAGTGATTGTGAAACCGAAAGAGGAGCTTGCAATTTTGCTGCATGGAACCAGCAGGAACTTGCCGATTCTACTCAACAAGATATGAAGGCACTTTCTCTGAGATATAAACCCTTCAATGGTTCATCCAGTGATGAAGGGGACTTTTCCAGTTCTCCTGGtgttcttacctttgaatattttgagCGTGATCCTCCCTACAGTAGGGAGCCATTGGCTGACAAG ATATTGCTTCTTGCATCACGTTTTCCGGAACTAAAAACGTACAGGAGCTGCGATTTATCTCCATCAAGTTGGATTTCTGTTGCTTG GTACCCGATATACAGAATTCCAACTGGTCCAACCCTCCAGAACTTGGATTCCTGCTTCTTGACTTTTCACTCCCTCTCAACACCTCTTCGTG GTGGACAGAGTGAGTGGCGAAGTCAGAATGGTTCATGCCCAAGGGAGATTCCAAATGGGTTGAATAAGATACCATTGCCGATATTTGGAATGGCGTCATATAAGTTCAAAATCTCGGTTTGGGATCAAAACGGAGTTGATGACTCGCAGAAGGCTAATTCCCTGTTGCAAGCTGCAGATGAGTGGCTCCGGCTTCTAAATGTGAATCACCCTGATTACAGCTTCTTTGCCTCTCACAACTTTAACTGGAGATGA
- the LOC110788032 gene encoding uncharacterized protein, translating into MTSNYGGDTRLVADQQPSQAGRMQLVNSVLMSVSVYSCQIFILPKSVIRKINSVCRAYLWHGTYDDSRPDPVAWINLCVSKTQGGLGFRNLAIWNQAAVGKLAWSIAQKEDNLWVKWVHAIYVKQKNWLVYMPSIAASGAVKYICKVKLDCTNRLHSDSWLTTTKYSIGDMYKQLSEQQAKTNWSQFVWNRFTIPKHRVILWLALQDRKVLHWLGFNTHRTSLFMILKWAHRHCVGGFRRRVCYAAVAGVVYQIWKARNSAIWDAKVPSLDTSVNCIQFDVRHRIKSIPGKKVSTRDKDWLYSL; encoded by the exons ATGACATCGAATTACGGTGGTGACACAAGAttagtggccgatcaacaacctTCCCAAGCTGGAAGAATGCAGCTTGTTAACTCAGTTCTAATGAGTGTCAGTGTGTACTCGTGCCAGATTTTCATCCTTCCTAAGAGTGTTATTAGGAAAATTAACTCTGTATGCAGAGCCTATCTTTGGCATGGTACATATGATGATAGCAGACCTGATCCAGTGGCATGGATTAACCTGTGTGTTTCAAAAACACAGGGTGGGCTTGGGTTTAGAAACCTTGCTATTTGGAACCAAGCAGCTGTTGGAAAACTGGCATGGTCCATTGCTCAGAAAGAAGATAATTTATGGGTAAAATGGGTGCATGCAATCTATGTTAAACAGAAGAACTGGTTGGTGTACATGCCCTCTATTGCTGCTAGTGGGGCAGTAAAGTATATCTGCAAAGTCAAACTTGATTGTACCAATAGGTTGCATTCTGACTCTTGGCTGACAACCACAAAATACTCTATTGGTGACATGTATAAGCAATTGAGTGAGCAACAGGCTAAGACCAATTGGTCTCAATTTGTATGGAATAGATTCACCATTCCAAAACATAGGGTCATTCTTTGGTTGGCTCTGCAGGACAG GAAAGTTCTGCACTGGTTGGGGTTCAACACTCACAGAACAAGCTTGTTCATGATCCTCAAATGGGCTCATAGGCATTGTGTGGGTGGTTTTAGAAGGAGAGTTTGTTATGCTGCTGTTGCAGGGGTGGTTTATCAGATTTGGAAGGCAAGAAATTCAGCTATTTGGGATGCTAAAGTTCCATCTCTGGATACTAGTGTTAACTGTATTCAGTTTGATGTTAGACACAGAATTAAGAGTATCCCAGGTAAGAAAGTGAGTACTAGAGATAAGGATTGGTTATATTCCTTGTAA
- the LOC110788056 gene encoding protein DEHYDRATION-INDUCED 19 homolog 4 has protein sequence MDGGDPWSSRLSSSSLRRYQLRSEAYLGGDDLEVEDDYKQEFSCPFCADEFDIVGLFCHMDEEHQVELKNGVCPVCAKRVGMDMVGHITMQHGNILKVQRRRRLRRGVPNSMFSILRKELREGNRQALFGGSSFALSSSNPDPDPLLSSLIYSSSTAEELGKEESPSPKETSSLPQAVEETIESSQHSALSEKEHEEKARKCEFVRELLLSTMLDDIL, from the exons ATGGACGGTGGTGATCCATGGAGTTCCCGTCTCTCTTCCTCTTCCCTTAGACGCTACCAACTTCGATCTG AGGCTTATTTGGGAGGAGATGATTTAGAGGTGGAAGATGATTACAAGCAGGAGTTTTCATGCCCATTTTGCGCTGACGAGTTCGATATCGTGGGGTTGTTTTGCCATATGGATGAAGAGCATCAAGTGGAATTGAAAAATGGG GTTTGCCCTGTTTGTGCAAAGAGAGTTGGAATGGACATGGTCGGTCATATCACAATGCAGCATGGGAATATATTGAAG GTACAGCGCAGGAGAAGATTGCGCAGGGGTGTTCCAAATTCAATGTTTAGCATTTTGAGGAAGGAATTACGAGAAGGAAATAGACAAGCCCTTTTCGGAGGGTCCTCTTTCGCACTTTCTTCATCAAATCCCGACCCCGATCCTCTCTTATCTTCACTTATATACAGCTCCTCTACTGCGGAAGAACTTGGAAAGGAAGAATCTCCTTCTCCTAAGGAAACAAGCTCCCTTCCACAAGCTGTGGAGGAAACAATTGAAAG TTCCCAGCATTCAGCTTTGTCCGAAAAGGAGCACGAGGAGAAGGCTAGGAAATGTGAGTTTGTGCGAGAATTGCTGCTCTCCACAATGCTTGATGACATCTTGTAA